The following are encoded in a window of Paenibacillus polymyxa genomic DNA:
- the essC gene encoding type VII secretion protein EssC, translating to MNALYQRSPRLRPALREEKLEILRPPAEPSKPSFSIISILIPLMMTLVTIGFYVYMSKTGKMGNSNYLMFQMVTVVMMLTSYTIPFFVYLNNKKEYKRKLEERDRMYREQLQKHREELEMKREEQIRTLYEIHGDPQICTQIVKNRNSSLWERSPEDEDFLQVRIGTGQVPFHIKLQIPRPDGYDRDPLLGAADELEEEFRLVDAASIALPLFQSKVVGLVGEREHTLAALRVILAQVTVRHSPDEVKIASFYDEREESEWTWMRWLPHVWDDDRIQRMMSDRSSSAHQLADFLFARLNRRKNNRNDRQGRGMEVPCYVVVLSDTQLIEEEPLLPLLLEDGRAIDACTIVLASRKEALPMQCQLIVEASKEQGVYARKSESAEVEQQSFKPDRLSKEEADALARYMAPIRLKRSSASDIPAVLPLFDMMSVASVAELDVADRWRRNRHPDTLPVPMGVRAGGKKIMINLHDKIERQGHGPHGLIAGTTGSGKSEVIQSIVASLAAEFHPHDLAFMLIDYKGGGMSNTFVNLPHVVGTITNLDNNLIERAKISLKAELVRRQKILNDAGNLQHIDEYYRLLRQRQEQPLPHLVIIIDEFAQLKRDQPEFMDELISIAAIGRTLGVHLILATQKPAGVVDDKIWSNSRFRICLRVQSEGDSRDMLKIPNAAWITKPGRGYFQVGSDEVFEELQFAWSGAPYIGNSDISSALPVHEVRLNGKREALLTGGERASSGLKGEEAPKQLQVFIDYIANEAAKAGIERLQGPWLPPLPELLDLTNLPACTEIDSTSSSLELKALMGLVDDLPNQRQEPIYASLDHGHWAVYGMPGMGKTTFLHTLLMSTAQRFTANHWNGYIIDMGRTMRDFGELPQIGAVMMAEEDDRIKRLFRYLFKMVAVRKEMLSEAGVKTISSYRRSAVEDIPQIVVVIDGYLNFRNAYPDENELLESLLREGGSLGITFIITANRITDVFEKFRSNIPNAVSFEMSDPSDYYYAVGRPAKTPGPLIPGRALVKGHVPPLEFQTALPSPGEDETERSARLRRNIAGIAQEWKGKHAPAILPLPERIPLSELLQQWDQTSGPSGALPYEVPVGLQSDDLEPFLLNLKEGPNFIVGSPMEGGKTSFLMSWIISLAYYTSPNQLEVYTIDTRYGGGGLSRLRHLPHVKAAAESEEEMGPLVQKVYDIVQQRNKEGNDPELLLVIDDADMLSKQLNDFMIKDQLSAIVRLGRDRNVHVVLSGVPSDFPTFGVDWFNDVKASQSGMLFGTLDSNDLSFFRIPYSEANAAAGGLKVLPPGQGYYVRRKFTRIKAAIPFSEQVSCEDWITKIRDRWHVVV from the coding sequence TTGAATGCATTATACCAGCGATCCCCGAGATTACGGCCGGCGCTCCGAGAGGAGAAGCTGGAGATTTTACGGCCTCCGGCTGAGCCGAGCAAGCCGTCTTTTTCTATTATATCTATACTTATTCCGTTAATGATGACGTTGGTGACTATAGGCTTTTACGTATATATGAGCAAAACAGGTAAGATGGGCAACAGTAACTATTTGATGTTCCAGATGGTCACTGTGGTCATGATGCTTACATCTTATACGATTCCTTTTTTCGTCTATCTAAATAATAAGAAGGAATACAAGCGCAAGCTGGAGGAACGGGACCGCATGTACCGGGAACAGCTCCAAAAGCATCGTGAAGAACTTGAAATGAAACGCGAGGAGCAAATTCGCACACTATATGAAATTCACGGTGACCCGCAAATATGTACTCAAATTGTCAAAAACCGCAACAGTTCACTCTGGGAACGATCACCTGAGGATGAGGACTTTTTGCAGGTGCGTATTGGAACTGGACAAGTTCCCTTTCATATTAAATTGCAAATTCCACGCCCAGACGGTTATGATCGAGATCCTTTGTTGGGAGCTGCGGATGAACTGGAAGAAGAATTTCGTCTGGTAGACGCCGCTTCCATTGCATTACCGCTATTTCAATCCAAAGTGGTTGGATTGGTCGGCGAACGGGAGCATACCCTTGCTGCGTTAAGAGTCATCTTGGCACAAGTGACGGTTCGTCACTCGCCAGATGAAGTGAAAATTGCTTCCTTCTATGACGAGCGAGAGGAAAGTGAATGGACTTGGATGCGCTGGCTCCCACATGTGTGGGATGATGACCGAATCCAGAGAATGATGTCAGACCGCAGTAGCAGCGCACATCAACTAGCTGATTTTCTGTTTGCCAGACTGAACCGCCGTAAAAATAATCGCAATGATCGTCAGGGCAGAGGGATGGAAGTCCCGTGTTATGTCGTTGTTTTATCTGACACCCAGCTGATTGAGGAAGAACCGTTGCTGCCGTTGTTACTGGAGGACGGCCGAGCCATTGATGCGTGTACGATTGTGCTGGCTTCTCGTAAAGAGGCTTTGCCGATGCAGTGTCAGCTGATTGTGGAGGCTTCCAAAGAGCAGGGCGTATATGCCCGCAAATCAGAATCGGCGGAGGTTGAACAGCAAAGTTTTAAACCGGATCGTTTATCAAAAGAGGAAGCCGATGCATTGGCGCGGTACATGGCTCCTATTCGCTTGAAGCGTTCCTCTGCTTCTGATATTCCCGCTGTGCTGCCTCTGTTTGATATGATGAGCGTAGCGAGTGTAGCAGAACTGGACGTGGCAGATCGGTGGCGACGTAACCGCCATCCTGATACCTTACCCGTACCGATGGGCGTGCGAGCAGGCGGCAAGAAGATTATGATTAACCTGCATGATAAGATAGAGCGTCAAGGACATGGTCCCCATGGCTTGATCGCCGGTACAACGGGTTCAGGGAAGAGTGAGGTTATCCAATCCATCGTAGCCTCGCTTGCTGCCGAGTTTCATCCGCATGATCTTGCTTTTATGCTGATCGATTACAAGGGTGGAGGCATGTCTAACACGTTCGTTAACTTGCCGCATGTGGTGGGTACGATTACGAACTTGGACAATAATTTGATTGAACGTGCCAAAATATCTCTTAAAGCAGAACTGGTTCGTCGACAGAAGATATTGAACGATGCAGGCAATTTACAGCATATTGATGAATATTACAGACTACTCCGGCAGCGGCAGGAACAACCGCTGCCTCATCTGGTTATTATTATTGATGAATTTGCACAATTAAAGCGGGATCAGCCAGAGTTCATGGACGAGCTAATCAGTATTGCTGCGATTGGGCGGACACTAGGTGTCCATTTGATTTTGGCAACGCAAAAGCCCGCAGGTGTCGTGGATGATAAGATCTGGAGTAACTCCAGGTTCCGCATCTGCTTACGGGTGCAAAGCGAAGGTGATAGCCGTGACATGTTGAAAATACCGAATGCTGCGTGGATTACGAAGCCGGGACGAGGATATTTTCAAGTGGGTAGCGACGAGGTTTTTGAAGAGTTGCAGTTTGCTTGGAGCGGTGCGCCGTATATAGGCAACAGCGATATTTCTTCTGCACTACCTGTCCATGAAGTGAGACTGAACGGGAAACGTGAAGCGCTACTGACGGGCGGAGAACGGGCAAGCTCAGGCTTAAAAGGTGAAGAAGCTCCTAAACAGCTTCAAGTATTTATTGATTATATTGCGAATGAGGCTGCTAAAGCAGGGATCGAACGACTTCAGGGACCGTGGCTTCCACCGCTGCCTGAATTGCTGGATTTAACAAATCTGCCTGCATGCACCGAAATAGATAGTACATCATCATCTTTGGAGCTGAAGGCTCTTATGGGTCTGGTCGATGATTTGCCGAATCAGCGGCAGGAGCCGATTTATGCATCGCTGGATCATGGTCATTGGGCTGTGTATGGCATGCCGGGCATGGGGAAAACGACCTTTTTGCATACGTTGCTGATGTCCACGGCTCAGCGTTTTACTGCGAATCATTGGAATGGTTATATCATTGACATGGGTCGAACGATGCGCGACTTTGGGGAACTTCCCCAAATCGGGGCTGTTATGATGGCTGAGGAGGATGACCGGATCAAGCGATTGTTCCGTTATCTGTTCAAGATGGTGGCCGTACGCAAGGAAATGCTTTCCGAGGCTGGTGTCAAAACAATAAGCTCTTATCGACGTTCTGCTGTCGAGGATATTCCGCAAATTGTCGTAGTCATTGATGGATATCTTAATTTCCGTAATGCTTATCCAGATGAAAATGAACTGCTGGAATCTCTTTTGCGAGAAGGAGGTAGTCTAGGTATCACGTTTATCATTACGGCGAACCGGATTACCGATGTGTTTGAGAAATTCCGCAGTAACATACCGAATGCTGTTTCTTTTGAAATGTCCGACCCGAGTGACTATTATTATGCGGTAGGACGACCAGCCAAAACGCCAGGACCGTTAATTCCAGGCCGCGCCCTGGTTAAAGGACATGTTCCTCCGCTGGAGTTCCAAACGGCTTTGCCTTCACCAGGTGAAGATGAGACGGAACGATCAGCACGGTTACGTCGCAATATCGCTGGCATTGCGCAGGAATGGAAAGGCAAGCACGCACCAGCCATTCTTCCATTACCTGAGCGGATTCCACTGTCGGAACTGCTTCAGCAGTGGGATCAGACAAGTGGACCCTCGGGCGCACTTCCTTATGAGGTGCCTGTAGGTCTACAGAGTGACGATCTTGAGCCTTTTCTCCTGAATCTAAAAGAAGGGCCCAATTTTATCGTGGGTAGTCCAATGGAGGGTGGAAAAACCTCTTTTCTAATGAGTTGGATTATATCGCTCGCTTATTACACATCACCTAATCAATTGGAAGTCTATACGATTGATACACGCTATGGAGGCGGAGGACTATCTAGATTACGGCATCTTCCTCATGTTAAGGCTGCTGCCGAAAGCGAAGAAGAAATGGGACCTCTGGTACAGAAAGTGTATGATATCGTTCAACAGCGGAACAAGGAAGGGAATGATCCCGAATTGCTCCTGGTCATTGATGATGCGGATATGTTAAGTAAGCAACTGAACGATTTTATGATAAAGGATCAGCTCTCCGCCATTGTACGGTTGGGACGTGATCGCAATGTGCATGTCGTGCTATCGGGTGTGCCATCTGATTTTCCTACCTTTGGTGTGGACTGGTTTAATGATGTCAAGGCAAGCCAAAGCGGTATGCTATTTGGAACACTAGATTCGAATGATCTATCGTTCTTTCGTATCCCTTATTCGGAGGCGAACGCCGCTGCTGGTGGCCTAAAAGTCCTGCCACCTGGGCAGGGATACTACGTACGGCGCAAATTTACCAGGATAAAAGCGGCAATTCCCTTCTCAGAGCAAGTGAGCTGTGAGGATTGGATAACGAAAATTCGTGACCGATGGCATGTTGTAGTTTGA
- a CDS encoding WXG100 family type VII secretion target produces MRIRVEPDVLRGLSGQLQHAAEQIQQLTAGLEQALQSLDWDVSAREAILNHWMQAKRMSEQIHAYLHTSGTQLNRKAEQFQSVDHNYQTILSFASQPLGRPVTMLDWSNQQSPSILPGQASEGGSLISNPQSVVHAIAGVQSSDIETLHQDILMQASSSSPQDWYFTDPSTARDQPVA; encoded by the coding sequence ATGCGCATTCGAGTTGAACCGGATGTGCTTCGGGGGCTTAGCGGGCAGCTACAGCATGCGGCGGAGCAAATTCAACAGTTAACAGCAGGTTTGGAGCAGGCGTTACAATCGCTGGATTGGGATGTATCTGCACGCGAGGCGATCTTGAATCATTGGATGCAGGCCAAGCGGATGTCAGAACAGATCCATGCTTACCTCCATACATCAGGTACACAACTGAACCGAAAGGCAGAGCAGTTTCAGTCTGTTGATCACAACTATCAAACGATTCTGTCATTTGCCAGCCAACCATTGGGACGACCCGTCACGATGCTCGATTGGTCGAATCAGCAATCACCGTCTATTCTGCCTGGGCAAGCTTCGGAAGGAGGCAGTCTGATTTCAAACCCGCAGTCTGTCGTACATGCCATTGCTGGTGTACAGTCTTCGGATATAGAAACGTTGCATCAGGATATTCTGATGCAGGCGTCTTCTAGCAGTCCGCAGGATTGGTATTTTACTGATCCCTCTACAGCAAGAGATCAGCCTGTCGCTTAG
- a CDS encoding WXG100 family type VII secretion target, producing MAGRILITPEQVDQVANQFKQSGEQSQQIVSSLTQSISGMEGQWEGMTKQRFFQEFQEASKQMQAFVTTLNSISQELTAIANKFRTVDQTK from the coding sequence ATGGCAGGACGCATTTTAATTACCCCAGAACAGGTTGATCAGGTGGCTAACCAATTTAAACAAAGTGGTGAACAAAGCCAGCAGATCGTTTCCAGTTTGACACAGTCCATCTCAGGTATGGAAGGTCAATGGGAAGGTATGACTAAGCAACGCTTCTTCCAAGAGTTTCAGGAAGCTAGCAAACAAATGCAAGCTTTCGTAACGACTTTGAATAGCATCAGCCAAGAATTGACAGCTATCGCTAACAAATTCCGTACGGTTGACCAAACGAAATAA
- a CDS encoding vWA domain-containing protein, giving the protein MNYTIQASQRTPALIIYLIDISASMNMLMEGRRRIDVVYEAISLAIRQMVFRSTKGNRLTARYRIAILAYSDDVYDLLNGVKGIDEIAAIGSLPDLTPKRFSDSAKAFLQAERILQAELPGMQDCPAPLVCHMTDGVSTGDDPEPIAKRIMSMSVPDGNVLVENIFLSDRLLETPIQDPRRWKGLTHNTPLQDEHAVKLRDMSSVLPESYREMLFEADYQLGEGAIMMLPGTCAELVSIGFQMSAATPVR; this is encoded by the coding sequence ATGAATTATACAATACAGGCTTCACAACGTACTCCCGCCCTGATCATTTACCTGATTGACATCAGCGCGTCGATGAACATGCTGATGGAGGGGCGGCGGCGTATTGACGTTGTATATGAAGCTATATCGTTGGCGATCCGGCAGATGGTTTTTCGGTCAACCAAAGGAAATCGGCTGACAGCGCGTTATCGGATTGCGATTTTGGCTTATAGTGACGACGTGTATGACCTGCTGAATGGTGTCAAGGGGATAGATGAAATTGCGGCCATTGGCTCGTTGCCCGATTTGACACCCAAACGATTCTCAGATTCTGCAAAAGCCTTCTTGCAGGCTGAACGTATTTTGCAGGCGGAATTACCAGGGATGCAGGATTGCCCTGCACCTTTGGTCTGTCATATGACAGATGGGGTTTCTACAGGCGATGATCCAGAACCGATTGCGAAGCGTATTATGAGCATGAGTGTACCGGACGGTAATGTACTGGTGGAAAATATATTTTTATCCGACAGGTTGCTGGAAACGCCTATTCAGGACCCCCGTCGCTGGAAAGGTCTGACGCATAATACGCCGTTGCAGGATGAACATGCTGTGAAATTGCGTGATATGTCTTCTGTACTGCCTGAAAGCTATCGAGAAATGCTGTTTGAGGCAGATTATCAGTTAGGTGAAGGAGCCATTATGATGCTGCCCGGAACCTGTGCGGAACTGGTGTCCATTGGGTTCCAAATGTCGGCCGCAACGCCTGTACGGTAA
- a CDS encoding SDR family oxidoreductase → MSYTYAGGARFEGKTALITGAGSGIGKATAIQMAREGANVALFDVSNERISETEREINAIREGSARAFDVDIADPVRVEKAVLEAVELFGGLHIIFANAGINGVVGPIEDLSIEDWRQTLSTNLDGTFLTVKYTIPHLKKNGGGSIIITSSINGNQRFTSFGMSAYSTSKAGQTGFAKMAALELAKFRIRVNVIYPGAISTNIDETTEKSEGLKQITIPVKFPEGGQPLADGPGQPEQVADLVTFLASDHSRHITGAQIVIDGAESLLF, encoded by the coding sequence ATGAGCTACACATATGCAGGAGGCGCGCGCTTTGAAGGCAAAACCGCTCTAATCACGGGAGCTGGTTCTGGGATTGGCAAGGCAACGGCCATTCAGATGGCTAGAGAAGGAGCGAATGTCGCTCTTTTTGACGTAAGTAATGAGCGCATTTCGGAGACGGAAAGAGAAATTAATGCTATACGTGAGGGATCAGCGCGGGCTTTTGACGTGGACATTGCCGATCCGGTGCGTGTGGAAAAGGCAGTTCTGGAAGCGGTTGAATTATTTGGCGGACTGCATATCATTTTTGCTAATGCGGGGATTAACGGGGTCGTCGGACCGATTGAGGATCTGAGCATTGAGGATTGGCGGCAAACATTGTCCACGAATCTGGATGGTACCTTCCTGACGGTGAAGTATACAATACCACATTTGAAAAAGAACGGTGGCGGCAGCATTATTATTACCAGCTCCATTAATGGAAATCAGCGCTTTACCAGCTTTGGGATGTCAGCCTATAGCACATCGAAGGCGGGTCAAACCGGTTTTGCTAAAATGGCTGCGCTGGAGCTGGCTAAGTTCCGTATTCGTGTGAATGTCATCTATCCGGGTGCCATCTCGACGAATATTGATGAAACCACGGAGAAATCGGAAGGGTTAAAGCAAATTACCATCCCCGTCAAGTTTCCCGAAGGAGGACAACCGTTGGCTGATGGGCCGGGTCAACCCGAGCAGGTAGCTGATTTGGTGACATTTTTGGCCTCTGATCATTCGCGACACATTACTGGCGCACAAATTGTCATTGATGGGGCAGAGTCGTTATTGTTTTAG
- a CDS encoding PLP-dependent aminotransferase family protein, with the protein MFQDFKLVSDRPVSIQVKEYVNRLIIKGALQADQKLPSTREMSVLLKVSRNTVIAAYEGLEDDGFTYAIPGKGSYVAAMVGQSAVDNGGSDGSATWEIDWKARMNEYAVLAVDLDMMKQGIRAQKGTISFTSIAPDEQLFDLGDVRRAFMDRMAIEGQVLLNYGYAKGYKPLIDYLMHYMENKGVDIIGKDMLITGGFTEGFDIVLSALRPSARRGAAICENPTHHTAIKNLKLQGFEITGIPMECDGIDVERLEEVLQTNSFDLAYLTPSYHNPTGIVMSPAKRSAVMKLMMSYQIPVIEDGFNEELRYSGAHIAPLIATAGQGNGVIYIGSFSKVLFPGLRVGWVLGDRALIDTLESIKRARTIHTSTIDQSILYQYMLNGNFDKHVKKARTEYKRKYELTKTCCEAHLPEAQVSGDGGLHLFLTFPTGVNTRQLLEACTEQGVIFTPGDKFFIQEGEGTNTLRLGFSRVTDENIERGIQIIGKQTRKFLKA; encoded by the coding sequence ATGTTCCAGGATTTCAAGCTCGTAAGTGACCGGCCGGTCTCGATACAAGTAAAAGAATACGTCAATCGTTTAATTATAAAAGGGGCGCTTCAGGCGGATCAGAAGCTACCTTCCACACGAGAAATGAGCGTTCTGCTTAAGGTGAGCCGCAATACAGTCATTGCAGCCTATGAAGGCTTGGAGGATGACGGGTTTACGTATGCGATTCCCGGAAAGGGTAGTTATGTGGCCGCCATGGTGGGCCAGTCGGCCGTAGATAACGGAGGATCTGACGGCTCTGCCACTTGGGAGATCGACTGGAAGGCAAGAATGAACGAGTATGCTGTATTGGCTGTTGATCTGGATATGATGAAGCAGGGCATTCGTGCCCAAAAGGGAACTATCTCGTTCACAAGCATCGCTCCGGATGAGCAGCTGTTTGATCTGGGGGATGTAAGGCGAGCTTTTATGGATCGGATGGCAATCGAAGGGCAGGTGCTGCTCAACTACGGCTATGCTAAGGGCTACAAGCCGCTGATTGATTACCTGATGCATTATATGGAGAACAAGGGCGTCGATATAATTGGCAAGGATATGCTGATTACAGGCGGGTTTACAGAAGGCTTTGACATTGTGCTGTCGGCTTTACGCCCTTCTGCACGCCGCGGAGCGGCAATTTGTGAAAATCCGACCCATCACACAGCGATCAAAAATTTGAAGTTGCAAGGATTTGAGATTACCGGCATTCCGATGGAGTGTGACGGTATTGATGTAGAGCGGCTAGAGGAGGTATTGCAGACCAATAGCTTCGATTTGGCTTATTTGACTCCTTCCTATCACAATCCGACAGGCATCGTCATGTCGCCAGCAAAGCGCAGCGCTGTTATGAAATTAATGATGAGCTATCAGATTCCGGTGATCGAGGATGGATTCAATGAGGAGCTGCGTTACTCGGGAGCGCATATTGCGCCCTTAATAGCGACAGCAGGCCAAGGGAACGGAGTAATCTATATTGGCAGCTTCTCCAAGGTGCTGTTCCCTGGCTTGCGTGTAGGCTGGGTGCTTGGAGACCGAGCACTGATTGACACTCTGGAAAGCATTAAGCGTGCGCGCACCATTCATACCTCAACAATCGATCAATCGATTTTATACCAATATATGCTTAACGGAAATTTCGATAAACATGTAAAAAAAGCACGTACAGAGTATAAGCGCAAATATGAGCTGACAAAGACATGCTGTGAAGCACATCTTCCTGAGGCGCAGGTGTCTGGTGACGGGGGCTTGCATTTGTTCCTTACCTTCCCGACAGGCGTAAATACACGCCAGCTGCTAGAAGCTTGCACAGAACAGGGTGTCATTTTTACACCGGGAGACAAGTTTTTTATTCAAGAAGGCGAAGGGACGAATACATTGCGGCTTGGGTTTTCACGAGTAACAGATGAAAATATCGAACGGGGTATTCAAATAATCGGTAAACAGACGCGTAAATTTCTTAAGGCATAA
- a CDS encoding D-alanine--D-alanine ligase, with translation MKIGVIMGGISSEREISLQTGQEMINHLDRSRYEVVPMVIEQRADLIAQVQQAGIDIALLALHGQYGEDGTVQGALETLGIPYTGSGVLASSLCMNKQLSKMLLKAAGVHTPSGLYWQGMDDYDPQVVEHLGYPVIVKPNMGGSSIGIQLVQNEKELLPAVQEACSLDQAILIEPYYEGTEITCSIVDGEVLPIISISSARSKWFDYKAKYEVGGAEEKVIELPPVIEQRVREAALSSYRLLQCKVYARIDMILCQDRPYVLEVNTLPGMTANSLLPKSAAAAGITFTQLLDQIIASSLHERKQEWRMA, from the coding sequence ATGAAAATTGGCGTTATTATGGGCGGTATTTCCTCTGAGCGTGAGATTTCTCTGCAGACAGGTCAAGAGATGATCAATCATTTGGATCGCAGCCGTTATGAAGTGGTTCCAATGGTGATCGAGCAGCGAGCGGATTTAATCGCGCAGGTCCAGCAGGCAGGCATTGATATCGCGCTGTTGGCACTGCATGGTCAGTATGGCGAGGACGGCACGGTGCAGGGAGCGCTGGAGACACTGGGCATTCCCTACACAGGCAGCGGTGTCCTGGCAAGCAGCTTATGCATGAATAAGCAGTTGTCCAAGATGCTGTTGAAGGCAGCGGGTGTGCATACGCCTTCAGGCCTTTACTGGCAGGGGATGGACGATTATGATCCGCAGGTGGTGGAGCATTTGGGCTACCCGGTTATTGTGAAGCCGAATATGGGGGGATCCAGCATCGGCATCCAGCTTGTACAAAATGAGAAGGAACTGCTGCCGGCTGTTCAGGAGGCTTGCAGCTTGGATCAAGCGATCTTGATTGAGCCCTATTATGAAGGGACGGAGATTACCTGCTCCATCGTAGATGGCGAGGTATTACCGATTATTAGCATTAGCTCCGCTCGTTCGAAGTGGTTCGACTACAAAGCAAAATATGAGGTCGGCGGCGCTGAGGAGAAGGTGATCGAGCTTCCCCCCGTTATTGAGCAGCGTGTGCGCGAGGCGGCACTGTCCAGCTACCGGCTGCTGCAATGCAAGGTCTATGCAAGGATCGATATGATTTTGTGTCAGGATAGACCTTACGTGCTGGAAGTGAACACATTACCGGGAATGACCGCCAACAGCCTGCTTCCGAAGAGTGCGGCAGCTGCGGGTATAACCTTTACACAGCTACTCGACCAAATTATTGCCAGCTCGCTCCATGAGCGGAAACAGGAATGGAGGATGGCGTAA
- a CDS encoding aminotransferase class I/II-fold pyridoxal phosphate-dependent enzyme: MFSEMGTGRFVSSRVRDIRPSGIRAFFDLNAAGGGTIALGVGEPDFVTPDKVREACIQALREGQTKYTSNAGLMELREEISAYFSGSFALSYDPEQEMIVTVGSSEAVDLALRAVIDPGDEVLIPAPSYIAYEPITHLHGGKIVEVAATAEEQFKLTPQALQAAITPHSKVLMINYPCNPTGTVMTEQDWLPITELIIKHNLVVISDEVYAELTYGRKHVSIASLPGMKERTIVISGFSKAFAMTGWRVGYACGPHELIAGMLKIHQYTAMCAPTIAQIAALESLRHGLAAKDEMMASYNERRKLFVAGLNAIGLACHEPEGAFYAFPSITSTGMSSEQFALRMLKEAKVAVVPGHVFGSGGEGFIRCSYAASLVDLEKALKRMGRFMQVMQPV; encoded by the coding sequence ATGTTTAGTGAAATGGGGACAGGGCGGTTTGTATCCTCGCGCGTACGGGATATTCGCCCATCGGGAATTCGCGCTTTTTTTGATCTGAATGCAGCAGGCGGAGGTACAATCGCCCTTGGGGTCGGAGAGCCTGATTTCGTTACACCGGACAAGGTACGTGAAGCTTGCATTCAGGCACTGCGTGAAGGACAGACGAAATATACTTCGAATGCCGGCTTGATGGAGCTGCGGGAGGAGATCTCTGCTTATTTTTCCGGCAGCTTTGCGCTTTCCTATGACCCTGAGCAGGAAATGATTGTGACGGTGGGGAGCAGTGAAGCCGTCGACCTGGCGCTGCGAGCAGTGATCGATCCGGGTGACGAGGTGCTGATTCCAGCGCCAAGCTATATTGCCTATGAACCCATTACCCATCTGCATGGCGGTAAAATTGTAGAGGTGGCGGCTACGGCAGAGGAGCAATTCAAGCTGACCCCGCAAGCGCTGCAAGCGGCAATTACACCTCATTCAAAGGTTTTAATGATCAATTATCCCTGTAATCCAACTGGAACAGTTATGACGGAGCAGGATTGGCTGCCGATTACAGAGCTCATTATCAAACATAATCTGGTCGTCATTTCGGATGAAGTGTATGCCGAACTGACTTACGGGAGAAAGCATGTCAGTATCGCCTCCTTGCCGGGCATGAAGGAGCGTACGATTGTCATCAGTGGTTTTTCCAAAGCATTTGCGATGACAGGCTGGCGGGTAGGCTATGCGTGCGGTCCGCATGAGCTGATTGCCGGCATGCTGAAAATCCACCAGTACACAGCCATGTGTGCGCCCACCATTGCACAGATTGCCGCGCTGGAATCATTGCGCCATGGCTTGGCTGCCAAGGATGAGATGATGGCGAGCTACAATGAACGTCGCAAGCTGTTTGTGGCTGGCTTGAATGCAATCGGGCTTGCTTGTCATGAGCCTGAGGGGGCTTTCTATGCCTTCCCTTCAATTACTTCTACTGGCATGTCATCTGAGCAGTTTGCACTTCGTATGCTGAAGGAAGCGAAGGTGGCGGTCGTACCGGGACATGTATTCGGATCAGGCGGAGAGGGCTTTATTCGCTGCTCATATGCAGCCTCGCTCGTCGATTTGGAGAAGGCGCTGAAACGGATGGGAAGGTTTATGCAGGTAATGCAGCCGGTATGA